A window of the Salarias fasciatus chromosome 7, fSalaFa1.1, whole genome shotgun sequence genome harbors these coding sequences:
- the rxfp3.3b gene encoding relaxin-3 receptor 1 has translation MAELWEYNLSTTWNRSAVPPENRFSSLDDIDVPADGSPALRILISIVYSVVCAAGLVGNLLVLFLMKPRRGRRKRSSINLIILNLAVTDFQFVLTLPFWAVDTALDFSWPFGNAMCKIVLSVTVMNVYASVFFLTALSVTRYWSVASALKDRTRRRVCPVRWVIAGLWVSAAVASLPTVIFSAVRDVAGERLCLLGFPDGRPWLALHHLQKIVVAFVLPMLIVSVCYLLLLRFVRLRSMNNNQVKRRSRVTRSVTIVVLSFFICWMPNHAITFWGVLVKFNLVNWDKTYYMVHTYVHPLTVCLAHTNSCLNPVLYCLMRREFRKKIKDLFWRISSPSGSNGCHLRPFSGTVRAEPDDTQIAVPLNNMDTENCRLSVLTDQCDTEVLQR, from the coding sequence ATGGCCGAGCTGTGGGAATACAACCTGTCGACCACGTGGAACCGCTCCGCGGTGCCGCCGGAGAACCGCTTCAGCAGCCTGGACGACATCGACGTGCCCGCCGACGGCTCCCCGGCGCTGCGCATCCTCATCTCCATCGTGTACTCGGTGGTGTGCGCCGCCGGCCTGGTGGGGAACCTGCTGGTTCTGTTCCTGATGAAGCCGCGCCGCGGCCGCAGGAAGCGCTCCAGCATCAACCTGATCATCCTCAACCTGGCCGTGACGGACTTCCAGTTCGTGCTGACGCTGCCGTTCTGGGCGGTGGACACGGCGCTGGACTTCAGCTGGCCGTTTGGAAACGCCATGTGCAAGATCGTCCTCTCCGTGACCGTGATGAACGTGTACGCCAGCGTGTTTTTCCTCACCGCCCTGAGCGTGACTCGGTACTGGTCCGTCGCCTCGGCGCTGAAGGACCGCACGCGCAGACGGGTGTGCCCGGTGCGCTGGGTGATCGCCGGGCTCTGGGTGTCCGCCGCGGTGGCCTCTCTGCCCACCGTCATCTTCTCCGCGGTGAGAGACGTGGCCGGGGAGAGGCTGTGCCTGCTGGGATTCCCGGACGGCCGGCCGTGGCTCGCGCTGCACCACCTGCAGAAGATCGTGGTGGCCTTCGTGCTGCCCATGCTCATCGTGAGCGTCtgctacctgctgctgctgcgcttcGTCCGCCTGCGCAGCATGAACAACAACCAGGTGAAGCGCCGGTCCCGGGTGACCCGCTCCGTCACCATCGTGGTCCTGTCCTTCTTCATCTGCTGGATGCCCAACCACGCCATCACCTTCTGGGGCGTCCTGGTCAAGTTCAACCTGGTCAACTGGGACAAGACCTACTACATGGTGCACACGTACGTCCACCCGCTGACCGTGTGCCTGGCGCACACCAACAGCTGCCTGAACCCGGTGCTGTACTGCCTCATGCGCCGGGAGTTCAGGAAGAAGATCAAGGATCTGTTTTGGAGGATTTCCTCGCCCTCCGGCTCGAACGGCTGCCACCTGCGGCCGTTCTCCGGGACCGTGAGAGCGGAGCCGGACGACACGCAGATCGCCGTCCCGCTCAACAACATGGACACGGAGAACTGCAGGCTGTCAGTTTTAACCGATCAGTGCGACACGGAGGTGCTGCAGAGGTAA